A region of Desulfolithobacter dissulfuricans DNA encodes the following proteins:
- a CDS encoding chloride channel protein, translated as MADKISRSGRLLDRTTLPEGLLPLILATVIGALTGLAAVFFIHLIAWIQHGSYTAAYYLFPRLGMWTYVLVPVGGALLGGPLIAWFASEAKGHGVPEVMQALVMRGGRIRPRVAIVKILASALCIGTGGSAGREGPIVQVGSALGSVTGQLLHLSDERIKNLVSCGAAAGIAATFNAPIAGVAFAIEVLMGELQVRMFGNVVISAVAASIVSQKFLGDRPAFTVPTYTFDSPVAILLYLALGLVAALVGVMFIRMLSWFEDLFDNWRFPDVLKPAVGALLLGLLGFGYLHLPGISFSGPTEFQLGMPLIENIPHVYGSGFTFIEEALHGQVSFWLLFLLIFLKPLATSFTLGSGNSGGVFAPSLFIGAMLGGAMGMLFQYILPQYAGSPGAYALVGMSAVFAAAAQAPLTAMLIVFEMSNDYSLILPLMVTAVTATFFAQWLYPESIYTIKLTRRGIRFSQGRDMDIMQGVQVREVMNPDPVTVHASQPLAELYQKFQETNYLGFPVLDDQDRLWGIVTLQDMRRALSQDSVKLRGLTVSDVAVPDPITVYPDEPIWTAIQKMAPRDLARLPVISREEKNKLVGLISRSDILRAYDVGLVRKQRGQMLEKNTSLRRQNQNEFIEFCLMPGHQAVGRQLGDLNLPGQVNVVSIERAGEIIIPQQDTRFEAGDIVTVFGRKDVLDQVQRIFSSAGEEDS; from the coding sequence ATGGCCGACAAGATAAGCAGATCCGGGCGTCTGCTCGACAGGACAACCCTGCCCGAGGGACTTCTGCCGCTGATTCTGGCCACGGTGATCGGGGCCCTGACCGGCCTGGCCGCCGTGTTTTTCATTCATCTCATCGCCTGGATCCAGCACGGCTCCTATACGGCGGCTTATTATCTGTTTCCCCGCCTGGGCATGTGGACCTATGTTCTGGTGCCGGTTGGTGGAGCCCTGCTTGGCGGCCCGCTGATCGCATGGTTTGCCAGCGAGGCCAAGGGACATGGAGTCCCTGAGGTTATGCAGGCCCTGGTCATGCGCGGTGGCCGGATCCGACCGCGGGTGGCCATTGTCAAGATCCTGGCCTCGGCGCTCTGTATCGGCACCGGTGGGTCGGCCGGCCGGGAAGGACCCATCGTCCAGGTCGGCTCGGCACTCGGTTCGGTGACAGGCCAGCTCCTTCACCTGTCTGACGAGCGAATCAAGAACCTTGTTTCCTGCGGGGCTGCTGCCGGTATCGCCGCCACTTTCAACGCTCCCATCGCCGGGGTGGCCTTTGCCATCGAGGTCCTGATGGGTGAGCTGCAGGTCCGGATGTTTGGCAACGTGGTGATCTCGGCGGTGGCGGCCTCCATTGTCAGCCAGAAGTTTCTCGGTGACCGGCCCGCCTTCACCGTCCCTACCTATACCTTTGATTCCCCGGTGGCCATCCTGCTCTACCTGGCTCTGGGTCTGGTGGCGGCCCTGGTGGGGGTGATGTTCATACGCATGCTGAGCTGGTTCGAGGATCTGTTCGATAACTGGCGCTTTCCCGATGTCCTCAAGCCGGCGGTCGGTGCCCTGCTCCTTGGCCTGCTCGGATTCGGCTACCTGCACCTGCCGGGGATCAGTTTCTCCGGACCGACCGAGTTCCAGCTCGGCATGCCGCTGATTGAGAACATCCCCCATGTCTACGGTTCCGGGTTCACTTTCATCGAGGAGGCTCTGCATGGGCAGGTGAGTTTCTGGCTCCTTTTCCTGCTCATCTTTTTGAAACCGCTGGCCACCTCGTTTACCCTGGGTTCGGGTAACTCGGGCGGTGTTTTTGCGCCATCTCTTTTTATCGGCGCCATGCTCGGCGGTGCTATGGGCATGCTCTTCCAGTATATTCTGCCCCAGTACGCCGGCTCTCCCGGGGCCTATGCCCTGGTCGGCATGAGTGCGGTTTTTGCCGCTGCGGCCCAAGCGCCGCTGACCGCCATGCTCATCGTCTTTGAAATGAGCAATGATTATTCCCTGATTCTGCCCCTGATGGTCACGGCGGTGACCGCGACCTTTTTTGCCCAGTGGCTTTATCCGGAATCCATTTACACCATCAAGCTCACCCGGCGGGGGATCCGATTTTCCCAGGGGCGCGACATGGATATCATGCAGGGGGTTCAGGTTCGTGAGGTCATGAATCCCGATCCGGTCACTGTTCATGCCTCGCAGCCCCTGGCCGAGCTCTACCAGAAGTTCCAGGAAACCAATTACCTGGGGTTCCCGGTCCTCGATGATCAGGACCGTCTCTGGGGGATAGTCACCCTGCAGGACATGCGGCGGGCTCTCTCCCAGGACAGCGTCAAACTCCGGGGGCTCACCGTCTCCGACGTGGCTGTTCCGGATCCGATCACGGTTTATCCCGATGAACCGATCTGGACCGCTATCCAGAAGATGGCGCCCCGCGACCTGGCGCGGTTGCCGGTGATCAGCCGCGAGGAAAAGAATAAACTCGTCGGTCTGATAAGCCGCTCGGACATCCTCCGGGCCTATGATGTGGGGCTGGTCCGCAAACAGCGGGGTCAGATGCTGGAGAAAAACACCTCCCTGCGCCGGCAGAATCAAAACGAGTTCATCGAATTCTGCCTCATGCCCGGACATCAGGCAGTGGGCAGGCAGCTTGGCGATCTCAACCTGCCAGGACAGGTCAACGTGGTCTCCATCGAGCGGGCAGGGGAGATTATCATACCCCAGCAGGACACCCGTTTTGAGGCCGGAGATATCGTGACCGTCTTTGGTCGCAAGGACGTGCTGGATCAGGTCCAGCGTATCTTTTCCTCGGCCGGGGAGGAGGATTCGTGA
- a CDS encoding DUF4388 domain-containing protein, whose product MVQESGSPGTGSIGGVSLASFLQMLEQERRSCTLIVHCGEGEGQFFFDEGDLVDAQCGDKAGEEAVYALLTAKDPVFRVEEAQDRLRRISLPLAHLLLNAATRQDEATSEQAGKGDTMHASKRAMSAAVQGNPALRRLVEAIVSIAGVKHYYLLNRQGKVIVQSSKNRKVGDFITYCIVSGIQIRKALEARGPHQIRLELQGGDVLLILPGAGMIIGLLLDQDVSTAEVAARLRPALTAR is encoded by the coding sequence ATGGTGCAAGAGAGCGGTTCCCCCGGTACAGGGTCCATAGGCGGCGTATCCCTGGCTTCCTTTCTGCAGATGCTTGAGCAGGAACGGCGCAGCTGCACCCTGATTGTCCACTGTGGCGAGGGAGAAGGACAGTTCTTCTTCGACGAGGGAGATCTCGTAGATGCCCAGTGCGGGGACAAGGCAGGGGAAGAAGCGGTCTACGCCCTGCTGACGGCAAAAGATCCGGTCTTTCGGGTTGAAGAGGCCCAGGACCGGCTGCGGCGAATCAGCCTGCCCCTGGCACACCTGCTGCTCAACGCCGCAACCAGGCAGGATGAGGCTACGAGTGAACAGGCAGGGAAGGGTGATACCATGCATGCTTCAAAACGGGCCATGAGTGCGGCCGTGCAGGGGAATCCGGCTCTGCGACGGCTGGTGGAGGCCATTGTCTCCATTGCGGGGGTGAAACATTATTATCTCCTGAACCGCCAGGGAAAGGTTATTGTCCAGTCCTCGAAAAATCGCAAAGTCGGCGATTTTATCACCTACTGCATTGTCAGCGGCATCCAGATCCGTAAGGCGCTTGAGGCCCGGGGCCCCCATCAGATCCGCCTGGAGCTGCAGGGCGGAGACGTGCTGCTGATTCTTCCCGGGGCGGGAATGATTATCGGTCTGCTTCTTGATCAGGATGTCTCGACGGCTGAGGTTGCAGCCCGGCTGCGGCCGGCTCTTACGGCGAGATAA
- a CDS encoding Tll0287-like domain-containing protein, which yields MSIRTRFIILIGILSLIATVGIAVASYRFSVSNAVEEAKAKGHLVFDALQASRLYFKDHQRPRIMEMMDRNQFIPELISGFTLTRGVWNEFQKRNQDYQFKQATIDPLHSDNKADKYDLQIIEIFQQDPKKKLAEGTITKEGSQFYYFAQPIRISRGCLRCHGDPADAPKEQIERYGTEHGYNWEAGSIASAYVVYVPLAKALTKARQSAINLVLIGSSGVLLLMLIIWFFFSRYVVKPVTMLEKRATEISLGKNLSEPIVTPSRDEIGTLARAVDRLRISVDKMLKRFK from the coding sequence ATGAGTATTCGTACACGATTCATTATCCTTATCGGCATACTCAGCCTGATCGCCACTGTTGGCATCGCAGTGGCCAGTTATCGTTTCAGTGTCAGCAATGCCGTTGAAGAAGCCAAGGCCAAGGGACACCTGGTCTTTGACGCCCTGCAGGCGTCCCGGCTCTATTTCAAAGACCACCAGCGGCCAAGAATAATGGAGATGATGGACAGGAACCAGTTCATCCCCGAACTCATCTCCGGCTTTACCCTGACCCGCGGGGTCTGGAACGAGTTCCAGAAGCGCAACCAGGACTATCAGTTCAAGCAGGCCACCATCGACCCGCTCCATTCCGACAACAAGGCCGACAAGTATGACCTGCAGATCATCGAAATCTTCCAGCAGGATCCCAAAAAGAAGCTGGCCGAAGGCACCATCACCAAGGAAGGCAGTCAGTTCTATTACTTTGCCCAGCCCATCCGGATCTCCCGGGGATGCCTGCGCTGTCACGGCGACCCGGCCGATGCCCCAAAAGAGCAGATCGAGCGCTACGGGACCGAGCATGGCTACAACTGGGAAGCCGGCAGTATCGCCTCGGCCTACGTGGTTTACGTGCCGCTGGCAAAAGCCCTGACCAAGGCCAGACAATCAGCCATCAACCTGGTTCTCATCGGCAGCAGCGGAGTTCTGCTGCTCATGCTGATCATCTGGTTCTTTTTCAGCCGCTACGTGGTCAAACCGGTGACCATGCTGGAAAAACGGGCTACGGAAATCAGCCTGGGCAAAAACCTGAGCGAACCCATCGTCACCCCATCCCGGGATGAGATAGGCACCCTGGCCCGGGCCGTGGACCGGCTGCGGATCAGTGTGGACAAAATGCTCAAACGTTTCAAGTGA